A stretch of the Lolium perenne isolate Kyuss_39 chromosome 3, Kyuss_2.0, whole genome shotgun sequence genome encodes the following:
- the LOC127338683 gene encoding acidic endochitinase-like: protein MASRCRSLTPFQLTATLFVALLATCHAGSIAVYWGQNDGEASLAETCASGNYEFVILAFLPKFGKGQRPQLDLGSHCDASSGGCKSQSKDIKSCQSGGVKVLLSIGGGDGSYGLSSPGDARQVAMYLWNNYLGGTSSSRPLGDAVLDGIDFDIELGGTKFWNNLASDLKKLGNNIDADKHVLLSAAPQCPFPDEWDGGAINTGLFDYVWVQFYNNPECQFNAGRQAFMDAWKRWESVPAGKIFLGLPASKDAAGTGFVPAGVLTSRVLPLIKGSPKYGGVMLWSKFYDDRTGYSSAIKSHV from the coding sequence ATGGCAAGCAGATGCAGATCCCTGACTCCCTTCCAGCTCACTGCCACCCTCTTCGTGGCGCTCCTCGCTACGTGCCATGCCGGCAGCATCGCCGTCTACTGGGGCCAGAACGACGGCGAGGCTTCGCTAGCCGAGACGTGCGCGTCCGGGAACTACGAGTTCGTCATCCTCGCTTTCCTCCCCAAGTTCGGCAAAGGCCAGAGGCCGCAGCTGGACCTCGGCAGCCACTGCGACGCATCGTCAGGTGGCTGTAAAAGCCAGAGCAAGGACATCAAGTCGTGCCAGAGCGGCGGCGTCAAGGTCCTGCTCTccatcggcggcggcgacggaagCTACGGACTATCGTCTCCCGGTGACGCGCGACAGGTCGCCATGTACCTCTGGAACAACTACCTGGGAGGCACCTCGTCGTCCCGCCCCCTCGGCGACGCCGTGCTCGACGGCATCGACTTCGACATCGAGCTCGGCGGCACCAAGTTCTGGAACAATCTCGCgagtgacctcaagaaattgggcaACAACATCGACGCCGACAAGCACGTGCTGCTAAGCGCGGCGCCGCAGTGCCCGTTCCCTGACGAGTGGGACGGTGGCGCGATCAACACGGGGCTGTTCGATTACGTGTGGGTGCAGTTCTATAACAATCCGGAGTGCCAGTTCAACGCGGGGCGCCAGGCATTCATGGACGCATGGAAGAGGTGGGAGTCGGTGCCGGCGGGGAAGATCTTCCTAGGACTGCCGGCCTCCAAGGACGCGGCGGGCACCGGATTCGTGCCCGCCGGCGTGCTCACGTCGCGCGTGCTGCCGCTTATCAAGGGCTCGCCCAAGTACGGCGGCGTCATGCTGTGGTCCAAGTTCTACGACGACCGCACGGGCTACAGCTCCGCCATCAAGAGCCACGTCTGA